Proteins co-encoded in one Metabacillus sp. KUDC1714 genomic window:
- a CDS encoding GIY-YIG nuclease family protein yields the protein MELLTRDYKHTSGIYQIKQISSNKVYIGSAQDLYRRCKDHFRMLSNNNHDNQYLQNSWNCNGSKSFCFEVLELVSNINELLLREQYWLDKKKCYLRDTGYNISPTAGSTLGVRHSNDSKSKNSLAKRGVYASISEEAASNIKQMLNEGKGILYISQALSVNYDTVASIRKGRTFTYVEPQIDTIKLNFKNNLDPFKDVIEIKRLLNMGYKVKDLAEKFTVNYRTISSIKNNIIWRNVGEEIKIHRRRKRLTKQNVISIKRLIEQGLSNKEIAEKYNTLRSTISDIRRGHSWKHIN from the coding sequence ATGGAACTTCTTACAAGAGACTATAAGCACACATCTGGTATCTATCAAATAAAACAAATTTCGAGTAATAAGGTGTATATTGGTTCAGCACAAGACCTATACAGAAGGTGCAAAGACCACTTTAGAATGCTTAGCAACAACAACCATGATAATCAATATCTTCAAAATTCTTGGAATTGTAATGGCAGTAAAAGCTTCTGCTTTGAAGTATTAGAACTTGTCTCTAATATTAATGAGTTACTTTTACGTGAACAATATTGGTTAGACAAAAAGAAATGTTACTTACGTGACACTGGATACAACATTTCTCCAACTGCTGGAAGTACATTAGGTGTAAGACACTCAAATGACTCCAAGAGTAAAAACAGTTTAGCCAAAAGAGGAGTATATGCTTCAATATCAGAAGAAGCAGCGAGTAATATTAAACAAATGTTAAATGAAGGCAAAGGAATTTTGTACATTTCACAAGCTCTTAGTGTTAACTACGATACAGTTGCGTCAATAAGGAAAGGTAGAACTTTCACATATGTAGAACCTCAAATAGATACTATAAAGCTTAATTTTAAGAATAACCTTGATCCATTTAAAGACGTAATTGAAATAAAGCGATTACTAAATATGGGATATAAAGTGAAAGATTTAGCGGAAAAATTTACCGTTAATTACAGAACAATAAGCAGTATCAAAAATAATATAATTTGGAGAAATGTTGGTGAAGAAATAAAGATTCATCGGAGACGTAAAAGACTAACTAAACAAAATGTGATTTCTATAAAACGATTGATAGAACAAGGGCTTAGTAATAAAGAGATTGCTGAAAAATACAATACTTTGAGAAGTACGATAAGTGACATTAGACGAGGGCACTCATGGAAGCATATTAATTAG
- a CDS encoding nuclease-related domain-containing protein — protein MFTKFFKKNKVKKTFDTKKTTPQSNQVQNINKVKPTRIGDIGEYKINIQLDQIPKDCRYLSDILVPNSKSKSGYSQIDHVVLTPYAVFVIETKNYQGTIYGGKDRKTWSVNGKFNMLNPFHQNYGHISALKAIVPIENTNIVSMVSFTKRCTFKVDLELRKIQSKNLIVYDIELFEFINRKLNVLKLQNGSPVYSENDIVQMYQKVERANIRDSEVRERHVRLLKSNATKETSNGVQKKTSLDKCKVCGTVVPLKVKEYCLSNNKRFKGEIYCFEHQKIVVNKG, from the coding sequence ATGTTCACCAAATTTTTTAAAAAGAACAAAGTAAAGAAGACATTTGATACCAAAAAAACTACACCACAATCAAATCAAGTACAAAATATAAATAAGGTAAAACCAACAAGAATCGGAGACATTGGAGAGTATAAGATTAATATACAACTAGATCAAATACCAAAAGATTGTAGATATCTTTCCGATATACTAGTACCAAATTCAAAATCAAAGTCGGGCTATAGTCAAATAGACCATGTTGTTTTAACGCCATATGCAGTTTTTGTTATTGAGACAAAGAATTATCAAGGAACAATATATGGAGGTAAAGATAGAAAGACATGGTCTGTGAATGGGAAATTTAATATGCTTAATCCGTTCCATCAGAACTATGGTCATATCTCAGCATTAAAAGCTATCGTCCCAATAGAAAATACAAACATTGTATCAATGGTATCCTTCACTAAACGGTGTACATTTAAAGTTGATTTAGAGTTAAGGAAAATCCAATCAAAGAACTTAATTGTTTATGATATTGAATTGTTTGAGTTCATAAATAGGAAGTTGAATGTGCTGAAGCTTCAGAATGGGTCACCAGTGTATTCTGAAAATGATATAGTACAAATGTACCAGAAGGTAGAACGAGCTAATATACGCGATTCTGAGGTTAGAGAACGTCATGTGCGACTGCTTAAATCAAATGCTACTAAAGAGACTTCTAATGGTGTTCAAAAGAAGACATCTTTAGACAAATGCAAAGTATGTGGTACAGTTGTTCCTTTAAAAGTTAAGGAATATTGTCTGTCTAACAATAAGAGGTTCAAAGGTGAAATATACTGTTTCGAACATCAAAAAATAGTTGTTAATAAGGGATAA
- a CDS encoding PH domain-containing protein: MGVYRSICYKVEDAFIKLITKKQEPEQVTQKVENYRKQKEEEKARKKKENAEKMEELKKQQSENRAENERIRQEKEAKEKQEVLSLLSKVVDVDNMNYTQYEFNEVKKNKQFFNALYERVFESNEKGLTFLFCEYDKSSKKEIKGYLIVTNKRVLFLTRDLNQMEKFRYQTIININWFKDGLLERGLRIQYGKRKLEFDEIFDVDQMKRVGDLILNLSSKK; the protein is encoded by the coding sequence ATGGGAGTCTATAGATCAATTTGTTATAAGGTAGAAGATGCTTTCATAAAATTAATTACAAAAAAGCAAGAGCCTGAGCAGGTAACACAAAAGGTAGAAAATTATAGGAAGCAAAAAGAAGAAGAAAAAGCACGTAAGAAAAAAGAAAATGCAGAGAAAATGGAAGAGCTAAAAAAGCAACAATCTGAGAACAGAGCAGAGAATGAAAGAATTAGACAAGAGAAGGAAGCTAAAGAAAAACAAGAAGTTCTTTCCTTGTTATCAAAGGTAGTAGATGTAGATAACATGAATTACACTCAATATGAGTTTAATGAAGTAAAGAAAAACAAACAATTCTTTAACGCATTGTATGAAAGAGTGTTTGAGTCAAATGAGAAGGGACTTACTTTTCTTTTTTGTGAATATGACAAATCAAGCAAGAAAGAAATTAAAGGCTATTTGATTGTTACCAACAAGAGAGTATTGTTCTTAACAAGGGATTTAAATCAAATGGAAAAATTTCGCTACCAAACAATCATCAATATTAATTGGTTCAAAGATGGACTACTTGAAAGAGGTCTTCGCATTCAATATGGAAAGAGAAAATTAGAGTTTGATGAGATATTTGATGTAGATCAAATGAAGCGGGTAGGAGATTTAATCTTAAATTTATCCAGTAAAAAGTAA
- a CDS encoding DUF2691 family protein: MKRGISFEIPNKYGSFLGEVLQPLEITEFIWLSGGEESYLVEDDELRKPLFTDEINWMDGLLLKELLEDNKYYLIFVDLKAYSKGKNPAYIETYKDFLNSDCELILLVVDSVYVTIYCKDSEKLEAFYDNVKKKGFDNLQYITDKNDTRIKFSV; the protein is encoded by the coding sequence TTGAAACGAGGAATCAGCTTTGAAATCCCCAATAAATACGGAAGTTTTCTTGGGGAAGTATTACAGCCCTTAGAAATTACTGAATTCATTTGGCTCAGTGGGGGTGAGGAATCATATTTAGTGGAAGATGATGAATTAAGGAAACCACTTTTCACAGATGAGATTAACTGGATGGATGGCTTACTCCTTAAAGAACTTTTAGAAGATAATAAGTATTATCTCATTTTTGTGGATTTAAAAGCCTACTCAAAAGGAAAGAATCCAGCATATATTGAGACGTATAAGGATTTTTTAAATAGCGATTGTGAGCTAATTTTATTAGTCGTTGACTCTGTTTATGTCACAATTTATTGTAAGGACAGTGAAAAACTCGAAGCATTTTATGATAATGTAAAGAAGAAAGGTTTTGATAATCTCCAATACATAACTGACAAAAATGACACAAGAATAAAGTTTTCGGTATAG
- a CDS encoding YHYH domain-containing protein has translation MKRFTILLVLLSLFSFQNIAEAHSGRTDSSGGHNCSDKSKAKGLCTGYHKHNGGSDSSSSSSSSSSGTSATTQSWDKDCSDFSSYEEVVEYWNSKGYSKTNDPEKLDGWGNAVDDGIPCEAPSGYDTSKINGSEAQLAKVTAEKDSAKGESEGYTVGLNDGSNGKGENLNITGSEAYVESYKDSYQKGYEEGLQKFESEKKKANEAGLALGSKQDKLVVPEVYQKKEQLRTAFEEGFNKGVATRDEAKKKEFEDKGYKNGLEDKHDEPKDVKEIYIDAYTVGYKKGQAELKEKYIKEGYDGALTMLEYKAPDYENEKYIEWYKEGFESNKEIKSIQEAAYNQGLSGEKYSVPKTYTKSEVIYKHYYDQGYEDYETEKKEDTATTAGGLGVIILGWLARRFYVAKKMVG, from the coding sequence ATGAAAAGATTTACAATTTTATTGGTCTTATTGTCACTATTTTCATTTCAAAACATTGCAGAAGCTCATTCTGGGCGAACTGACAGTTCTGGAGGACATAACTGTAGCGATAAATCAAAAGCAAAAGGGCTATGTACTGGCTATCATAAACATAATGGTGGGAGTGACTCATCATCATCAAGTAGCAGTTCTTCCTCAGGTACATCTGCAACCACTCAATCTTGGGATAAAGATTGCTCTGATTTTAGTTCATATGAAGAAGTAGTCGAGTATTGGAACTCAAAGGGGTATAGCAAGACTAACGATCCTGAGAAATTAGATGGTTGGGGAAATGCTGTTGATGATGGAATACCTTGTGAAGCTCCAAGTGGATATGACACTTCAAAGATTAATGGTAGTGAAGCACAATTAGCTAAAGTAACTGCTGAAAAAGATAGTGCAAAAGGTGAAAGTGAGGGCTATACAGTTGGATTAAATGATGGTTCAAATGGAAAAGGAGAAAATTTAAACATTACTGGCTCAGAAGCTTATGTAGAGAGCTATAAAGATAGTTATCAAAAAGGATACGAAGAAGGTTTACAGAAGTTTGAATCGGAAAAGAAGAAGGCTAATGAAGCTGGACTAGCATTAGGAAGTAAGCAAGATAAGCTTGTAGTTCCAGAAGTCTATCAGAAAAAGGAACAACTAAGAACAGCTTTTGAAGAAGGATTCAACAAAGGCGTTGCAACTAGAGATGAAGCCAAAAAGAAAGAGTTTGAAGATAAAGGATACAAGAATGGTCTTGAAGATAAGCATGATGAACCAAAAGATGTAAAGGAAATTTATATTGATGCATACACAGTTGGTTATAAAAAGGGGCAAGCAGAATTAAAGGAAAAATATATAAAAGAAGGATATGATGGAGCATTAACAATGCTTGAGTATAAAGCTCCAGACTATGAGAATGAAAAATATATTGAATGGTATAAAGAAGGTTTTGAATCCAACAAAGAGATTAAAAGTATTCAAGAAGCTGCATACAATCAAGGGTTAAGTGGCGAAAAATATAGTGTTCCAAAAACATATACAAAGTCAGAGGTTATATATAAACATTATTACGATCAGGGATATGAAGACTATGAAACAGAGAAAAAAGAAGATACTGCAACAACTGCTGGTGGATTAGGTGTTATTATTCTTGGATGGCTAGCTCGTCGTTTTTATGTAGCTAAAAAAATGGTTGGGTAA
- a CDS encoding excalibur calcium-binding domain-containing protein codes for MNWKYKNLLIFVLISLLPLLLIACGTSTSEQSNTELNGTVDKKELNEEEQIDYIEQEISVETALGNVKSVIESEAPTDFNSIEHKAIYFTGDRLPEVIALYRPITASEVDSTINLIRVYQYNEDEKKWNSIYKESLENRVQVTISEPIKFTQDSREQVIIGAQEGSGAYFSYLLLGSKENKIVTAWLDSFKNSDLPVYFQGKYELFENKYLVFYESDRVADVYVWENQELGKVDPTSIPELTSTTTFKEVKDINDIVISYKINENEEIEANYSHQETVFGKVGQKISIVREESNTSDVNTRILYSAQNDPYSVDATTGEILASDIITVTIIPNGYDWDKAFGVYINALDESIISPEIDEYIPAEEDTYNSDDFIKGFVGDVDCTDFASQAEAQAFFDAEGPSDPHDLDRDSDGLACESN; via the coding sequence TTGAATTGGAAATATAAGAATTTATTGATTTTTGTACTTATAAGTTTATTACCTCTATTGTTAATCGCATGTGGAACATCCACTAGTGAACAAAGCAACACAGAATTGAACGGTACAGTAGATAAAAAAGAGTTAAATGAAGAAGAGCAAATTGATTACATAGAACAAGAGATAAGTGTTGAAACAGCTTTAGGGAACGTTAAATCTGTAATTGAAAGTGAAGCACCTACAGATTTCAACTCAATTGAACATAAAGCAATTTATTTTACAGGTGATAGATTACCAGAAGTCATAGCTTTGTATCGTCCTATTACAGCTTCCGAGGTCGATTCTACAATCAATTTAATACGAGTGTATCAATATAATGAAGACGAAAAAAAATGGAACTCTATATATAAGGAATCTTTAGAGAATAGAGTACAAGTAACTATTAGTGAACCTATAAAATTTACACAGGATTCTCGTGAACAAGTGATAATTGGAGCTCAAGAGGGAAGCGGAGCTTATTTTTCCTATTTACTACTTGGTAGTAAGGAGAACAAAATCGTAACAGCATGGCTAGATTCATTTAAGAATAGTGACTTACCAGTATATTTTCAAGGTAAATATGAATTATTTGAAAACAAGTATTTAGTTTTTTATGAGTCAGACCGAGTTGCTGACGTATATGTATGGGAAAACCAAGAATTAGGAAAAGTCGATCCCACATCAATTCCAGAGCTAACTTCTACTACGACTTTCAAAGAAGTAAAAGATATTAATGATATTGTTATAAGTTACAAAATAAATGAAAACGAAGAGATAGAAGCTAATTACTCACATCAAGAAACAGTATTTGGAAAGGTTGGTCAAAAGATTAGTATTGTAAGAGAAGAGTCTAATACATCAGATGTGAATACAAGAATTTTATACTCTGCTCAAAATGATCCATATTCAGTAGATGCAACTACAGGGGAGATTCTTGCATCAGACATTATCACTGTGACTATTATTCCAAATGGTTATGATTGGGACAAGGCATTTGGGGTATATATAAACGCACTTGATGAATCAATAATAAGTCCAGAGATAGATGAGTACATACCAGCAGAGGAAGACACATATAACAGTGATGATTTTATTAAAGGCTTTGTCGGAGATGTAGATTGTACAGATTTTGCATCACAGGCTGAAGCACAAGCTTTTTTTGATGCGGAAGGACCTAGTGATCCTCATGACTTGGATAGGGACAGTGATGGATTAGCTTGTGAATCAAATTAA
- a CDS encoding NIPSNAP family protein, which produces MFYRRKFYIVKNEFVDIFNAHFNETNLPNQIKNGARLIGRWMTPNNDTTTEIFAIWEYDSYEKYKEIEEKVRGNSEHVSRINKWYDKNGGRDFVYKEYILEVKNEQLESTLIRNVSTNP; this is translated from the coding sequence TTGTTTTATAGAAGGAAGTTTTACATAGTGAAAAATGAATTTGTTGATATTTTTAATGCTCATTTTAATGAAACTAACTTACCTAATCAAATTAAAAATGGTGCACGATTAATAGGAAGATGGATGACACCTAATAATGATACAACCACTGAGATTTTTGCTATTTGGGAGTATGACAGTTATGAGAAGTACAAAGAAATTGAAGAGAAAGTCAGAGGTAACAGTGAACACGTTAGTCGAATAAATAAATGGTATGATAAAAATGGCGGTAGGGATTTTGTGTATAAAGAATATATTTTGGAAGTGAAAAATGAACAGTTAGAGTCAACTTTAATAAGGAATGTATCCACTAATCCTTAA
- a CDS encoding thermonuclease family protein codes for MRWHYILYLFIFTFLFTLITPAEAHNGGRDELGGHFRRADCMYLLHSPTPLAESAKNKQELIQLIKQNNTNSTCTSGLNESKLDLEGYTISSEGTSKQSTQEVRDDQPKPNATTTSKTATPLAMGKKYPATLDKCTDGDTANFNVNGQIYKTRFLYIDTPESTIEQEPFGIEASDFTCNFLKQGKITLETDGGEIFDKYDRLLAWVFVNDQLHQEAITKAGLVEDFYDYGDYKYEDRIISAMDYATSNYVGMYSQNKPKEEVEPVQKEEQ; via the coding sequence TTGAGATGGCATTATATTTTATATCTTTTTATTTTTACATTTCTTTTTACATTAATAACTCCAGCTGAAGCACATAATGGCGGTAGAGATGAGCTTGGTGGTCACTTTAGAAGAGCAGACTGTATGTACCTGTTACATAGCCCAACTCCTTTAGCGGAGTCAGCAAAGAATAAACAAGAGCTTATTCAATTGATTAAACAAAATAACACAAATTCAACATGTACATCTGGTTTAAATGAATCGAAACTTGACCTTGAAGGATATACAATTTCTAGTGAAGGTACTTCAAAACAGTCGACACAAGAAGTAAGAGATGACCAACCTAAACCCAATGCCACTACTACTTCAAAAACTGCAACTCCATTGGCGATGGGAAAAAAATATCCAGCTACGCTAGATAAATGTACAGATGGAGATACAGCAAATTTTAATGTGAACGGTCAAATCTATAAAACCCGATTTCTCTATATCGATACACCAGAGAGCACCATTGAACAAGAACCTTTTGGGATAGAAGCATCAGATTTTACATGTAACTTTTTAAAGCAGGGTAAGATAACACTTGAAACAGATGGTGGAGAGATTTTTGACAAGTATGATAGATTGCTTGCTTGGGTATTTGTAAATGATCAGTTACATCAAGAAGCAATAACTAAAGCGGGATTAGTAGAAGATTTCTACGACTATGGTGATTATAAATACGAGGATAGAATAATCTCAGCAATGGACTACGCAACTAGTAATTATGTTGGGATGTATTCTCAAAATAAACCTAAAGAAGAAGTTGAGCCAGTACAAAAGGAAGAACAATAA
- a CDS encoding HNH endonuclease, translated as MAFFRAIGKGIGTIGGGIIGGGVKVVGKTVGSKWVEEVGDGIKQASTIALDNAGQFVDGAVKGTYGLIKQDDLAKQEGFGDLKDSTGRTLKGLGNTIEYTVKSAGTTYQGLKSGDSEQALQGVKNIGKVAVVSTLAIGVVDFVDGADVVDAEELDTRNDHLSGDVHPETGVPFETKTVELPNGEIKTSAFPVFETAYEITLPENMYLQSDSVHFSYANNELYEEIQTNPSLANELDLDKTDIEQLSQGNTPEGYTWHHNESPGILQLVNEETHHNTGHTGGRELWAGGVEYR; from the coding sequence ATGGCTTTTTTTCGGGCGATAGGTAAGGGAATTGGTACTATAGGTGGAGGTATTATAGGTGGTGGTGTAAAAGTAGTTGGAAAAACTGTAGGCTCTAAATGGGTTGAAGAAGTTGGAGATGGTATTAAACAAGCATCAACTATTGCTCTTGATAATGCAGGGCAATTTGTAGACGGAGCAGTTAAAGGTACATACGGTTTAATAAAACAAGATGATTTAGCTAAACAAGAAGGTTTTGGTGACCTTAAGGACTCTACTGGAAGAACTCTAAAAGGACTGGGTAACACTATCGAATACACAGTAAAGAGTGCTGGGACAACTTATCAAGGATTAAAATCTGGTGACAGCGAACAAGCTTTACAAGGTGTTAAGAATATAGGAAAAGTTGCCGTTGTATCAACGTTAGCAATTGGTGTAGTTGATTTTGTAGATGGTGCAGATGTTGTTGATGCTGAAGAATTGGATACAAGAAATGATCATTTGTCGGGAGATGTACATCCAGAGACAGGAGTACCATTTGAAACAAAGACTGTTGAGTTGCCTAATGGAGAAATTAAAACTAGTGCTTTCCCAGTTTTTGAAACTGCCTATGAAATTACTTTACCCGAAAACATGTATCTACAAAGTGATTCAGTACATTTTTCATATGCAAATAATGAATTATATGAAGAAATACAAACAAATCCTAGTCTTGCTAATGAATTGGACCTAGACAAAACTGATATTGAGCAATTATCTCAAGGTAACACTCCAGAAGGCTATACATGGCATCATAATGAATCCCCTGGAATCCTACAACTTGTAAATGAAGAAACTCATCATAATACTGGACATACAGGTGGTAGAGAGCTTTGGGCAGGCGGAGTTGAATATCGTTAA